The Deltaproteobacteria bacterium genome contains a region encoding:
- a CDS encoding MMPL family transporter has product MTEAAPDRLSRFFAFVIAKRWWVLALYAVLVPPSAYFAAQVGQDNSIDRLIVATDPDFIATRQFEQVFGSGEFALLIIEADDPLSPAVIARVDAIEHALQPIARVHANSALSVFRRAKAGFQPTSEQIEAFRQFATGTDLFRHQGLLGDHYLAVGLVLEVSSAEDRLQTLAAIERAIASVGRNPAGPAGMDLHELGQPYVNVYLDETQRGAWKYFVLFVAFVIVLNISSYRSPRTLAAFLITLGVCLAVSLGYVGITGGTLTIVSPMVPMTILVTATATLVYLHSRFVDRPAERSVAAHQVFALTNKFVACTASIFATAVGFAALLVSDIRPIREMGAWVAVGLGFTWIIVFTLFPALQTVLKTPTQQERRAAGAWFIRVANWLPRFTYRWRWPLVGSSLLLSALGAIALFGAPGIVAPLRILTDPVEYMDHDSPLYRDIRRLGNVIPGLSITQVWLKGGVGSMSEPAVLNGLHDFQQTLEHDPDIGAAVGPTTILRIIRYIGGAGDDWPTNAEELNQLAGDLEGMASTEPMLQRFVQAHGLSQAQLTVISRTAEHEGFERLAVSIRRHWADAVARNPALKELELKTVGLTPLHAKMAQGLVPTLVESFGLTVMIIFAAFLVVFRNGAARLMAMIPSIFAILVMFLVMRLTGLTLNIATILIASTVLGTSENDQIHFFYHFLERRRDGTVEQALQHTLLIAGRAIFFATMINAGGFLAFGLADLPPMRQFGVLAALAFVLSMVADFTALPAALWILFRAKPDAATTPSRTAEAQARSAPRR; this is encoded by the coding sequence ATGACCGAAGCCGCACCCGACCGGCTGTCGCGTTTCTTCGCCTTCGTCATCGCCAAACGCTGGTGGGTGTTGGCGCTGTATGCAGTGCTGGTGCCGCCGAGCGCGTACTTCGCGGCGCAGGTCGGGCAGGACAACTCGATCGACCGACTCATCGTCGCCACCGACCCCGACTTCATCGCCACGCGGCAGTTCGAGCAGGTCTTCGGCTCCGGCGAGTTCGCGCTCCTCATCATCGAAGCCGACGACCCGTTGTCGCCCGCGGTGATCGCCCGAGTCGACGCCATCGAGCACGCGCTGCAACCGATCGCGCGCGTGCACGCCAACTCCGCACTCTCGGTGTTCCGCCGCGCCAAGGCCGGGTTCCAACCCACCTCCGAACAGATTGAAGCGTTCCGCCAATTCGCGACCGGCACGGATCTCTTTCGACATCAAGGATTGCTCGGCGATCACTATCTTGCCGTCGGGCTGGTGCTCGAAGTCAGCAGCGCCGAGGACCGCTTACAGACGCTCGCCGCCATCGAGCGAGCCATTGCGAGCGTTGGCCGCAACCCGGCTGGGCCAGCTGGGATGGATTTGCACGAACTCGGCCAGCCCTACGTCAACGTCTACCTCGACGAGACGCAACGCGGTGCTTGGAAATACTTCGTGCTCTTCGTCGCCTTCGTCATTGTGCTCAACATCTCGTCGTATCGCTCGCCGCGCACGCTCGCGGCGTTCCTCATCACGCTCGGCGTGTGTCTGGCCGTATCGCTGGGATACGTCGGGATCACCGGCGGCACGCTGACGATCGTCTCGCCGATGGTGCCGATGACCATTCTCGTCACCGCCACGGCGACGCTGGTGTACCTGCACTCGCGTTTCGTCGACCGGCCGGCGGAGCGCTCGGTCGCCGCGCACCAAGTGTTCGCGCTCACCAACAAATTCGTCGCCTGCACCGCATCGATCTTCGCCACTGCCGTTGGCTTCGCTGCATTGCTGGTCTCCGACATCCGACCGATTCGCGAGATGGGGGCCTGGGTAGCTGTGGGACTCGGGTTCACTTGGATCATCGTGTTCACGCTGTTTCCCGCGCTGCAGACCGTGCTCAAGACGCCGACGCAGCAGGAGCGGCGCGCCGCCGGTGCGTGGTTCATCCGTGTGGCGAACTGGTTGCCGCGTTTCACATATCGTTGGCGCTGGCCGCTGGTCGGATCGTCGCTGCTCTTGAGCGCGCTCGGCGCCATCGCGTTGTTCGGAGCGCCCGGGATCGTAGCGCCGCTGCGCATCCTCACCGATCCGGTCGAGTACATGGACCACGACTCGCCGCTGTATCGGGACATTCGCCGGCTCGGCAATGTGATCCCCGGCTTGTCGATCACCCAAGTGTGGTTGAAGGGTGGCGTCGGCAGCATGTCCGAACCAGCGGTGCTCAACGGCCTGCACGACTTTCAGCAAACGCTCGAACACGATCCGGACATCGGCGCGGCCGTCGGCCCGACCACGATTCTGCGCATCATCCGCTACATCGGCGGTGCCGGCGATGACTGGCCGACCAATGCCGAAGAGCTTAATCAGTTGGCCGGCGACCTCGAGGGTATGGCGTCAACCGAACCGATGCTGCAGCGCTTCGTGCAAGCTCATGGACTGTCGCAGGCGCAGCTCACCGTGATCTCGCGCACGGCGGAGCACGAAGGCTTTGAGCGTCTCGCCGTGTCCATCCGACGACACTGGGCCGACGCGGTCGCGCGCAATCCGGCGCTAAAGGAGTTGGAGCTGAAGACGGTCGGGCTAACGCCGTTGCACGCCAAGATGGCGCAAGGCTTGGTGCCGACGCTGGTGGAAAGCTTCGGGCTCACGGTGATGATCATCTTCGCCGCATTCCTCGTCGTGTTCCGCAACGGCGCGGCACGTCTGATGGCGATGATCCCGTCGATCTTCGCCATCCTGGTGATGTTCCTGGTCATGCGGCTGACCGGACTGACGCTCAACATCGCCACCATCCTGATCGCCTCGACCGTGCTCGGCACCTCCGAGAACGATCAGATTCATTTTTTCTACCACTTCCTCGAACGGCGACGTGACGGCACGGTAGAGCAGGCGCTGCAGCACACCTTGCTGATTGCCGGCCGCGCGATTTTCTTCGCCACGATGATCAACGCCGGCGGTTTCCTCGCATTCGGCCTCGCCGATCTACCGCCGATGCGCCAGTTCGGTGTACTCGCCGCTCTCGCCTTCGTGCTGTCGATGGTCGCCGACTTCACTGCCTTGCCAG
- a CDS encoding DUF692 domain-containing protein, with product MTNFSHLGFGVGLRSEHYADVLSGPTRIDWFEAISENYMDTGGRPLHVLEQVRRDHPVALHGVALSIGGTDPIDARYLGNLRRLIDRIEPALVTDHLCWTGVDGRSLYDLLPLSYTEEALAHVVRRLSAVQDALGRRIALENPSTYIAYRHSTISEWEFLAALAEQADCGILLDVNNVYVSAYNLGFDPLRYLDALPPERIAQIHLAGFTDMGTYLFDTHSAPVSDDVWALYAHAVRRFGAVSTLVEWDAEIPSFDRLRAEAERARLIAETTNDPHREFATDFARGSALRLAPRIAEINGVADLASRAA from the coding sequence ATGACCAACTTCTCCCACCTCGGCTTCGGCGTCGGCCTCCGGAGTGAACACTACGCCGACGTGTTGAGCGGTCCCACCCGCATCGATTGGTTCGAGGCGATCAGCGAGAACTACATGGATACCGGCGGCCGCCCGCTGCATGTGCTGGAGCAGGTTCGGCGCGATCATCCCGTCGCTTTGCACGGCGTCGCGCTCTCCATCGGCGGTACCGATCCGATCGACGCGCGATACCTGGGTAACCTGCGCAGGTTGATCGATCGCATCGAGCCGGCGCTGGTGACCGATCACTTGTGCTGGACCGGCGTCGATGGCCGCAGCCTCTACGACTTGCTGCCGCTGTCCTACACCGAGGAAGCGCTCGCGCATGTCGTGCGCCGCCTCAGCGCTGTGCAAGATGCGCTCGGCCGCCGCATCGCGCTCGAAAATCCGTCGACGTACATCGCCTATCGCCATTCGACGATCAGCGAGTGGGAGTTCCTCGCCGCTCTCGCCGAGCAAGCCGATTGCGGCATCTTGCTCGACGTCAACAACGTCTACGTCAGCGCCTACAATCTCGGTTTCGATCCGTTGCGCTATCTCGACGCGTTACCGCCCGAGCGCATTGCGCAGATTCATCTTGCCGGCTTCACCGACATGGGCACGTACCTGTTCGACACCCATAGCGCGCCCGTGAGTGATGACGTGTGGGCGCTGTACGCGCATGCCGTGCGACGCTTCGGCGCCGTGTCGACGCTGGTCGAGTGGGATGCCGAGATTCCTTCGTTCGACCGCTTGCGCGCCGAAGCGGAACGAGCCCGACTGATTGCGGAGACAACCAATGACCCTCACCGAGAGTTCGCCACCGACTTTGCACGAGGATCGGCGCTGCGCCTCGCTCCGCGAATTGCAGAGATCAATGGCGTCGCTGATCTTGCATCCCGAGCGGCTTGA
- a CDS encoding putative DNA-binding domain-containing protein, whose amino-acid sequence MASLILHPERLEHEAPALALAAVPRGTITERLHVYLDGYPARLHDALVETFPAVAHMIGHGAMTHLTRRYLGALSLESYNLNDAGAELPAFLRADELTTQLPFLADLAELEWDIACAFHAHDESPLDPSVLTSWTLDDWEGARLRFQPSVALVCSPWPIRELWEARETPIEAIALDVHDRPDRVLVYRTGLAECCESVDSAEAAALESLLDGHTLAAVTAHLAAHGHDPAAVSAWFTRWMSQGMIRGCDRGVRDE is encoded by the coding sequence ATGGCGTCGCTGATCTTGCATCCCGAGCGGCTTGAGCACGAGGCGCCGGCGCTCGCGCTCGCCGCAGTGCCGCGCGGCACGATCACTGAGCGCCTGCACGTCTACCTCGACGGCTATCCGGCGCGCCTGCACGACGCCCTCGTCGAGACGTTTCCCGCAGTCGCTCACATGATCGGTCATGGGGCGATGACGCATCTGACGCGCCGGTACCTCGGCGCGCTGTCGCTGGAATCGTACAATCTCAACGATGCGGGCGCCGAGCTGCCGGCGTTTCTGCGCGCGGATGAATTGACGACACAACTTCCCTTCCTGGCGGATCTCGCGGAACTCGAATGGGACATCGCTTGTGCGTTCCACGCGCATGACGAGTCGCCGCTAGACCCCAGCGTGTTGACATCATGGACGCTCGACGACTGGGAAGGCGCGCGTCTGCGCTTCCAACCTTCCGTCGCCTTGGTGTGCTCGCCGTGGCCGATTCGTGAACTCTGGGAAGCGCGCGAAACCCCGATCGAAGCCATCGCGCTGGATGTGCACGATCGGCCAGATCGCGTGCTGGTGTACCGCACGGGTCTGGCCGAGTGCTGCGAGTCCGTGGATAGCGCCGAAGCCGCAGCGCTGGAATCGCTCTTGGACGGCCACACGCTCGCCGCCGTCACCGCGCATCTGGCCGCGCACGGCCACGATCCCGCCGCCGTCTCGGCATGGTTCACGCGCTGGATGAGCCAGGGAATGATCCGCGGCTGCGATCGCGGCGTGCGCGACGAGTAG